The following are encoded in a window of Aquipuribacter sp. SD81 genomic DNA:
- a CDS encoding saccharopine dehydrogenase family protein, with protein sequence MTQRERDLDVVVHGATGFTGRLVARYLRDAAPAGVAVGLSGRSSDRLREAREALGPRAAGWQLLRTDSADDADVAALAARASVVVSTVGPYARHGLPLVRACAAAGTDYVDLTGEVPFMRASIDAAHEEAARTGARVVHACGFDSVPSDLGVHLLARAAREHGLGTLTRTRFVLTGASGGVSGGTVASARGLLESAGEDPRTRRLVADAYALSPDRGREPDRTVAAGPGDGADPSGVEWDPVTGRWLAPFVMHQVNSRVVRRSNAVTGWSYGRGFTYREAVGLPGRWRGAPLAAGLAAGTAAVAAAASLPPTRRLLDGVLERVLPAAGTGPDERTMTEGWFAVRLHSTTSTGRLVQARIRSQGDPGYVSTARMLGESALALVLDRAGLPDRAGVLTPATALGDVLVTRLRAAGTTLEVL encoded by the coding sequence GTGACGCAGCGGGAGCGGGACCTCGACGTCGTCGTCCACGGGGCGACCGGGTTCACCGGTCGGCTCGTCGCGCGCTACCTGCGCGACGCCGCCCCCGCCGGCGTCGCCGTGGGGCTGTCCGGCCGCTCGAGCGACCGGCTGCGCGAGGCGCGGGAGGCGCTCGGCCCCCGCGCCGCCGGGTGGCAGCTGCTCCGCACCGACAGCGCCGACGACGCCGACGTCGCTGCGCTCGCCGCCCGCGCGTCGGTGGTCGTGAGCACGGTGGGCCCCTACGCCCGCCACGGCCTGCCGCTGGTGCGCGCGTGCGCGGCCGCGGGCACCGACTACGTCGACCTCACGGGCGAGGTGCCGTTCATGCGCGCGAGCATCGACGCGGCGCACGAGGAGGCAGCACGCACCGGTGCGCGGGTGGTGCACGCGTGCGGCTTCGACTCCGTGCCCTCCGACCTCGGCGTGCACCTGCTCGCGCGGGCGGCGCGTGAGCACGGCCTCGGCACGCTGACCCGCACGAGGTTCGTGCTGACGGGCGCGAGCGGCGGGGTGAGCGGCGGCACGGTCGCGAGCGCCCGGGGCCTGCTGGAGAGCGCCGGGGAGGACCCGCGGACCCGCCGGCTCGTCGCCGACGCGTACGCCCTGAGCCCGGACCGCGGCCGGGAGCCGGACCGGACGGTGGCGGCCGGGCCGGGCGACGGCGCCGACCCCTCGGGGGTCGAGTGGGACCCGGTGACCGGCCGCTGGCTCGCGCCGTTCGTCATGCACCAGGTGAACAGCCGCGTCGTGCGGCGCTCCAACGCCGTGACCGGTTGGTCGTACGGCCGCGGGTTCACCTACCGGGAGGCGGTCGGGCTGCCCGGACGGTGGCGGGGCGCCCCGCTCGCCGCCGGGCTCGCGGCCGGCACCGCGGCCGTCGCGGCGGCGGCGTCGCTGCCGCCCACCCGTCGTCTGCTCGACGGCGTCCTCGAGCGTGTCCTGCCCGCGGCCGGGACCGGTCCGGACGAGCGGACGATGACGGAGGGGTGGTTCGCCGTCCGGCTGCACAGCACCACGAGCACCGGCCGGCTCGTGCAGGCGCGGATCCGCTCGCAGGGCGACCCCGGGTACGTCTCGACCGCACGCATGCTCGGGGAGTCCGCGCTCGCGCTCGTGCTCGACCGCGCCGGCCTGCCCGACCGCGCGGGCGTCCTCACGCCGGCCACGGCGCTCGGCGACGTGCTCGTCACCCGGCTGCGGGCGGCCGGCACGACGCTCGAGGTCCTCTAG
- a CDS encoding MarR family winged helix-turn-helix transcriptional regulator — protein MSGTGGTTEPNLALALLRAADWFDEALRARLADGGVALTRSQAQVFAALEPAGSTTADLARRVGVTRQSMHRQVAELVSLGLLTTDADARDARLRVVRLTRVGAAVVRRARRELVAVEAELAERVGEDHVAALRDVLAQDWGSPPGPPERSR, from the coding sequence GTGAGCGGCACGGGCGGGACGACGGAGCCGAACCTCGCGCTCGCGCTGCTGCGCGCCGCCGACTGGTTCGACGAGGCGCTGCGCGCCCGGCTCGCCGACGGCGGGGTGGCGCTCACCCGCAGCCAGGCGCAGGTCTTCGCCGCCCTGGAACCCGCGGGCTCGACGACCGCCGACCTCGCCCGTCGGGTCGGGGTCACCCGCCAGTCCATGCACCGCCAGGTCGCCGAGCTGGTGTCGCTCGGCCTCCTCACCACCGACGCGGACGCCCGCGACGCCCGGCTGCGCGTCGTGCGCCTCACGCGTGTCGGCGCCGCCGTCGTGCGGCGGGCGCGTCGCGAGCTGGTGGCCGTGGAGGCCGAGCTCGCCGAGCGGGTCGGCGAGGACCACGTCGCGGCCCTGCGGGACGTCCTGGCGCAGGACTGGGGGTCGCCGCCCGGACCGCCGGAGCGCTCGCGCTAG
- a CDS encoding NAD(P)-dependent oxidoreductase, which produces MRIAVTGATGRTGVHVVRELRAAGHEVVAVVRDRRKAADVLGAAVVGGGVVVAEADVTDPGPLGAAVAGTDGLVSALGPVGGSPPDLMARSADAALAAVRALPRRRLVWLTGAGVRRPGDTPGVLDRLIVGVMTVTAGTVLADSRAGVARVVAADDVDWTVVRAPRLTDGDGTGSWRVADRVGGGHGTQLPRADLGRYLARLVTGEEQRHSSPVVSS; this is translated from the coding sequence ATGAGGATCGCGGTGACGGGGGCGACGGGTCGCACCGGCGTGCACGTGGTGCGGGAGCTGCGGGCGGCGGGGCACGAGGTCGTGGCGGTGGTCCGCGACCGTCGCAAGGCGGCGGACGTCCTGGGCGCCGCGGTCGTCGGCGGCGGGGTGGTCGTGGCGGAGGCGGACGTCACCGACCCGGGTCCGCTCGGCGCGGCCGTCGCCGGGACCGACGGTCTCGTGTCCGCGCTCGGCCCGGTGGGAGGCTCGCCGCCCGACCTCATGGCCCGCTCGGCCGACGCCGCGCTCGCCGCCGTACGGGCGCTGCCGAGGCGCCGGCTCGTGTGGCTGACCGGGGCGGGTGTGCGTCGCCCCGGCGACACCCCCGGCGTCCTGGACCGGCTGATCGTGGGCGTCATGACGGTGACGGCCGGCACAGTCCTCGCCGACAGCCGGGCCGGCGTGGCGCGCGTGGTCGCCGCCGACGACGTCGACTGGACGGTCGTGCGCGCACCCCGCCTCACCGACGGGGACGGGACCGGCTCGTGGCGCGTGGCCGACCGTGTCGGCGGCGGGCACGGGACGCAGCTGCCGCGGGCCGACCTGGGCCGCTACCTCGCGCGGCTCGTCACGGGGGAGGAGCAGCGCCACTCCTCGCCGGTCGTCTCCTCCTGA
- a CDS encoding biotin-dependent carboxyltransferase family protein, protein MSAPALTVLATGPRCTVQDLGRPGHAGLGVTRSGAADRTSLRLANRLVGNPEGAPALEVTLGGLHLRAGRPLLVAVAGATCAGAPVDAAVHLRAGGELRLGLPAAGLLTYVAVRGGLDVPRVLGSAATDTLSGLGPARLEPGDAPAVGPAPAGPVPDTDLAPRRGLHEGPVPLRLLPGPRADRLADGAWGALLTTTWTVGPDSDRVGARLLGEGDGTVPARADAGELPSEGLLRGAVQVPPSGRPVVFLADHPVTGGYPVLAYVVDAEPGPWSTGTDVDRLAQCRPGQQVRFTA, encoded by the coding sequence GTGAGCGCCCCGGCGCTGACGGTCCTCGCGACCGGCCCGCGCTGCACGGTGCAGGACCTCGGCCGTCCCGGGCACGCGGGGCTCGGCGTCACCCGGTCCGGCGCCGCGGACCGCACGTCGCTGCGGCTCGCGAACCGGCTCGTCGGCAACCCCGAGGGCGCACCGGCACTCGAGGTGACGCTCGGTGGCCTGCACCTCCGGGCCGGCCGACCGCTGCTCGTCGCCGTCGCCGGTGCGACGTGCGCCGGCGCCCCCGTCGACGCCGCGGTCCACCTGCGCGCGGGCGGCGAGCTGCGGCTCGGGCTGCCCGCCGCCGGACTCCTCACGTACGTCGCCGTCCGCGGCGGTCTCGACGTCCCGCGCGTGCTCGGCTCCGCGGCGACCGACACGCTGTCCGGGCTCGGTCCCGCGCGGCTGGAGCCCGGCGACGCGCCGGCGGTCGGCCCCGCACCGGCAGGGCCCGTCCCGGACACCGACCTCGCGCCGCGACGCGGTCTGCACGAGGGTCCAGTGCCCCTGCGGCTGCTGCCCGGTCCCCGCGCGGACCGCCTGGCCGACGGCGCGTGGGGGGCGCTGCTCACGACCACCTGGACGGTCGGGCCGGACAGCGACCGGGTGGGTGCCCGGCTGCTCGGCGAGGGCGACGGCACCGTCCCGGCGCGCGCGGACGCCGGGGAGCTGCCGAGCGAGGGGCTGCTGCGAGGGGCCGTCCAGGTGCCACCGTCGGGCCGCCCCGTCGTGTTCCTCGCCGACCACCCCGTCACCGGCGGGTACCCCGTGCTCGCCTACGTCGTCGACGCGGAGCCGGGGCCGTGGTCGACCGGGACGGACGTCGACCGGCTCGCGCAGTGCCGTCCCGGTCAGCAGGTCCGGTTCACCGCCTGA
- a CDS encoding 5-oxoprolinase subunit B family protein, translating into MSEGPSATGGTTVRVLPAGSRGVLLEVADTAAVLRLHAAVAALALPGVVDLVPAARTLLVVLDPAVTTPGAVAEAARRARPNRDSGPETAAGRTVEVPVRYDGEDLAETAAHLGLDPAALVGTHTATTWVVAFCGFAPGFPYCVATDGPAVDWQVPRRAEPRTRVPAGAVALAGPWTGLYPTASPGGWQLLGTTDAPLWDTDRDPPALLPPGTRVRFRDVGT; encoded by the coding sequence GTGAGTGAGGGACCGAGCGCGACCGGCGGGACGACGGTGCGCGTGCTGCCCGCCGGGTCGCGGGGGGTGCTGCTCGAGGTCGCCGACACCGCGGCGGTCCTCCGTCTGCACGCCGCGGTCGCCGCGCTGGCGCTGCCCGGGGTCGTCGACCTCGTGCCCGCGGCCCGCACCCTGCTCGTCGTGCTCGACCCGGCCGTCACCACGCCGGGTGCCGTGGCCGAGGCCGCCCGGCGTGCCCGACCGAACCGCGACAGCGGACCGGAGACCGCAGCCGGCCGCACCGTCGAGGTGCCCGTCCGCTACGACGGCGAGGACCTCGCCGAGACCGCCGCGCACCTCGGCCTCGACCCCGCCGCACTAGTCGGGACGCACACCGCCACCACGTGGGTCGTCGCGTTCTGCGGGTTCGCGCCCGGGTTCCCGTACTGCGTCGCGACGGACGGGCCGGCCGTCGACTGGCAGGTGCCCCGTCGGGCCGAGCCGCGCACGCGCGTGCCGGCGGGCGCCGTCGCGCTCGCGGGCCCCTGGACCGGGCTGTACCCGACGGCGTCACCCGGCGGGTGGCAGCTCCTCGGCACGACCGACGCGCCGCTGTGGGACACCGACCGCGACCCGCCCGCCCTGCTGCCGCCCGGCACCCGCGTGCGCTTCCGGGACGTCGGCACGTGA
- a CDS encoding LamB/YcsF family protein, producing the protein MERRTVDLNADLGEGFGVWRLTDDEALLYVVTSANVACGFHAGDASTMRRVCRLAAERGVAVGAQVSYRDLAGFGRRFVDADPGELRDDLLYQVAALAGIAAAEGTTVRYVKPHGALYNAVVHHEAQARAVVAATADAARALGAGVPLLGLPGSVLERLAAEAGVPFVREAFADRGYTAGGTLVPRTEPGALLAGTDAVVARAVAVATGTPVTTTDGGDIVLDARSICLHGDSPGAVEAARAVRAALHDAGVEVAAFA; encoded by the coding sequence GTGGAGCGCCGCACCGTCGACCTCAACGCCGACCTCGGCGAGGGCTTCGGGGTGTGGCGGCTCACCGACGACGAGGCCCTGCTCTACGTCGTGACGAGCGCGAACGTCGCGTGCGGCTTCCACGCGGGCGACGCCTCGACCATGCGCCGCGTGTGCCGGCTCGCCGCGGAGCGCGGCGTGGCGGTCGGCGCCCAGGTGTCGTACCGCGACCTCGCGGGCTTCGGGCGCCGCTTCGTCGACGCCGACCCCGGCGAGCTGCGCGACGACCTGCTCTACCAGGTCGCCGCGCTCGCGGGCATCGCGGCGGCGGAGGGCACGACCGTCCGCTACGTGAAGCCGCACGGGGCGCTGTACAACGCCGTCGTGCACCACGAGGCGCAGGCGCGCGCCGTGGTCGCAGCGACGGCCGACGCCGCCCGCGCGCTCGGCGCCGGGGTGCCGCTGCTCGGGCTGCCCGGCTCGGTCCTCGAGCGGCTCGCCGCCGAGGCCGGGGTGCCCTTCGTCCGCGAGGCTTTCGCCGACCGCGGCTACACGGCGGGCGGCACCCTCGTGCCGCGGACGGAGCCCGGGGCCCTGCTCGCGGGCACGGACGCCGTCGTGGCCCGGGCCGTCGCCGTCGCCACCGGCACACCCGTGACGACCACCGACGGCGGCGACATCGTCCTCGACGCCCGCTCGATCTGCCTGCACGGCGACTCCCCCGGCGCCGTCGAGGCGGCCCGGGCCGTCCGCGCCGCCCTGCACGACGCGGGTGTCGAGGTGGCGGCCTTCGCGTGA
- a CDS encoding RNA polymerase sigma factor: protein MADEGVLFEGVRLGSRRAFEELLDHVDPTMRRLGRLYVPEAAVGPLVATTWQVALPGLDMFTWHTSLRAWLTGIFVTYARAAAVTAPRADAPSAGPVPVRDPAVVGDVPWETLAWSAHWSPTYWADLADTLASLPLPQREVLWLRDVERWELRETLDCLGLTAAQGEQLLDAGHDTVAAGVATLVSASPAAVADRGRRHHGVTRLLAELRQDPAAATDPGPARVFTVWRRHRRVRVWRRWSWELGRRRAG, encoded by the coding sequence ATGGCGGACGAGGGCGTCCTCTTCGAGGGGGTCCGGCTCGGGAGCCGACGCGCCTTCGAGGAGCTGCTCGACCACGTCGACCCGACCATGCGACGCCTCGGCCGGCTGTACGTGCCCGAGGCCGCGGTCGGCCCCCTCGTCGCGACCACGTGGCAGGTCGCGCTGCCCGGCCTCGACATGTTCACGTGGCACACGAGCCTGCGCGCGTGGCTCACCGGCATCTTCGTCACGTACGCGAGGGCCGCCGCGGTGACGGCACCACGAGCAGACGCGCCATCCGCCGGACCCGTACCGGTACGGGACCCGGCAGTCGTCGGCGATGTGCCGTGGGAGACGCTCGCCTGGTCGGCGCACTGGTCACCGACGTACTGGGCCGACCTCGCCGACACCCTCGCCTCGCTGCCGCTCCCGCAGCGCGAGGTGCTGTGGCTGCGCGACGTGGAGCGCTGGGAGCTGCGCGAGACGCTCGACTGCCTCGGACTGACCGCCGCGCAGGGCGAGCAGCTGCTCGACGCGGGACACGACACCGTCGCCGCCGGGGTCGCCACGCTCGTGAGCGCCTCACCTGCCGCCGTGGCCGATCGAGGGCGCCGCCACCACGGGGTGACCCGGCTGCTCGCCGAGCTGCGGCAGGACCCGGCCGCCGCGACGGATCCGGGGCCGGCGCGCGTCTTCACCGTGTGGCGCCGCCACCGCCGGGTGCGGGTGTGGCGCCGCTGGTCGTGGGAGCTCGGGCGGCGCCGCGCGGGTTGA
- a CDS encoding type II toxin-antitoxin system PemK/MazF family toxin translates to MLRGEIRLVDLDPALGSEASKRRPALIVSNDHANAAAARSGRSVVTVVPLTSNTSRVWPFQVVLSAEHTGLERDSKAQAEQVRSVAVQRIGAALGRLGGQHLAEVDDALRLHLAL, encoded by the coding sequence ATGCTGCGCGGTGAGATCCGTCTCGTCGACCTCGACCCCGCTCTGGGGAGCGAGGCCAGCAAGCGCCGGCCCGCCCTGATCGTCAGCAACGACCACGCCAACGCTGCGGCGGCACGGTCAGGGCGAAGTGTCGTCACGGTGGTGCCCTTGACGAGCAACACGTCGCGCGTGTGGCCGTTCCAGGTTGTGCTCAGTGCCGAGCACACGGGTCTGGAACGGGACTCCAAGGCGCAGGCCGAACAGGTCCGGTCGGTTGCCGTGCAGCGGATCGGTGCCGCCCTGGGCCGGCTCGGCGGGCAGCACCTGGCCGAGGTCGACGACGCGCTGCGTCTGCACCTGGCACTCTGA
- a CDS encoding ribbon-helix-helix domain-containing protein, with translation MKLSVSLTEDDVATLDEYVRAEGLPSRSAAVQQALRRLVQKDLLHAYAEAYAEWDASGERAWWEASTADGLDDAAR, from the coding sequence ATGAAGCTGAGTGTCAGCCTGACCGAGGACGATGTCGCCACCCTCGACGAGTACGTGCGCGCCGAGGGGCTGCCCTCCCGTTCCGCAGCTGTTCAGCAGGCCCTGCGGCGGCTCGTCCAGAAGGACTTGCTGCACGCCTACGCCGAGGCCTACGCCGAGTGGGACGCCTCTGGCGAGCGAGCGTGGTGGGAAGCGAGCACCGCGGACGGCCTCGACGATGCTGCGCGGTGA
- a CDS encoding GNAT family N-acetyltransferase, protein MGHDPAAVTVARTHDLDAVVALYRAVGWTGYAERPDVLAVALAGSSRVVTAHRDGRLVGLARVVSDGASVCYLQDVLVHPDERRRGTGRQLVLAVLQPYGAVRQKVLLTDDEPGQRAFYESLGYSEVREHGDGSLRAFVRFDG, encoded by the coding sequence GTGGGACACGACCCCGCCGCTGTGACGGTCGCCAGGACCCACGACCTCGATGCTGTCGTCGCGCTGTACCGAGCCGTCGGCTGGACGGGCTACGCCGAGCGCCCGGACGTCCTCGCCGTAGCCCTCGCCGGCTCCTCGCGGGTGGTCACCGCCCACCGTGACGGCCGCCTGGTCGGGCTCGCCCGGGTCGTGTCCGACGGAGCGAGCGTGTGCTACCTGCAGGACGTCCTCGTGCACCCCGACGAGCGACGGCGAGGCACCGGCCGACAGCTGGTGCTGGCGGTGCTTCAGCCGTACGGCGCCGTGCGTCAGAAGGTGCTGCTCACCGACGACGAGCCCGGCCAGCGCGCGTTCTACGAGAGCCTCGGCTACTCGGAGGTGCGCGAGCACGGGGACGGCTCGCTGCGGGCGTTCGTCCGCTTCGACGGCTGA
- a CDS encoding DUF2199 domain-containing protein gives MLRAEDSAFLRVLLPVALDDGSTVTYGVWVQVSVEDQHRARSVWHAPECADRRLEGQLANNVPPGGVLDAPLTVVVRDPDEVRPDDLVRACVLGPACPGDRRRRHRRRAPPPRGRLRVDRRGQRTGHAWRGGSR, from the coding sequence GTGCTCCGCGCCGAGGACTCGGCCTTCCTCCGGGTGCTGCTGCCCGTCGCGCTCGACGACGGGAGCACCGTCACGTACGGCGTGTGGGTGCAGGTCTCGGTCGAGGACCAGCACCGCGCCCGCTCCGTCTGGCACGCGCCCGAGTGCGCGGACCGGCGTCTGGAGGGGCAGCTCGCCAACAACGTCCCGCCGGGAGGGGTGCTCGATGCGCCGCTCACCGTCGTCGTCCGCGATCCCGACGAGGTTCGGCCCGACGATCTCGTCCGGGCCTGCGTGCTCGGTCCGGCGTGCCCCGGCGATCGACGTCGACGACATCGTCGTCGCGCTCCGCCGCCACGTGGTCGGCTGAGGGTGGACCGGCGCGGCCAGAGGACGGGACACGCCTGGCGGGGCGGATCACGCTAG
- a CDS encoding type II toxin-antitoxin system Phd/YefM family antitoxin: MTTLPLAEVRAQLSKLVESAVETHERIHITRNGRPAAVLLSAEDYESLLETLEVLSDPEAMADLQAHREAPDDVVSSEDMRRQLREAGRLRQ, translated from the coding sequence ATGACCACCCTGCCGTTGGCCGAGGTGCGGGCGCAGCTGTCCAAGCTCGTCGAGTCGGCGGTCGAGACCCACGAGCGCATCCACATCACGCGCAACGGACGCCCCGCGGCCGTCCTGCTGTCGGCGGAGGACTACGAGTCGTTGCTCGAGACGCTCGAGGTCCTCAGCGACCCCGAGGCGATGGCCGACCTCCAGGCCCACCGCGAGGCGCCTGACGACGTCGTCTCGTCGGAGGACATGCGGCGCCAGCTGCGCGAGGCCGGCCGCCTCCGGCAGTGA
- a CDS encoding type II toxin-antitoxin system RelE family toxin: MRSRVEYSAAARRALAFDLPEGVAAAAFEFIEGALSENPHRVGKALRGPLTGLHSARRGDYRVLYEIHDDRVVVRVVRVGHRRSAYRRP, from the coding sequence GTGAGATCCCGCGTCGAGTACAGCGCCGCCGCACGGCGCGCCCTCGCGTTCGACCTGCCCGAGGGCGTCGCGGCTGCCGCCTTCGAGTTCATCGAGGGTGCGCTGAGCGAGAACCCCCATCGAGTCGGCAAGGCGCTTCGGGGACCGTTGACCGGGCTGCACAGCGCCCGCCGTGGCGACTACCGGGTCCTCTACGAGATCCACGACGACCGCGTGGTCGTGCGCGTCGTGCGGGTGGGGCATCGACGTAGCGCCTACCGACGGCCGTGA
- a CDS encoding NUDIX domain-containing protein, which translates to MAGLLRRVGRALLVHRSPSRRWYPDVWDLPGGHVRPGEQPSRALERELEEELGVTVTVAGQPFADVHAVDYRLSVWVIDQWEGEPVNRAPHEHDAVAWFGRADVGTLRLADRHVAELVRSALAVTGVP; encoded by the coding sequence GTGGCCGGTCTGCTGCGACGTGTCGGCCGAGCCCTCCTGGTCCACCGCTCGCCGTCGCGACGCTGGTACCCCGACGTCTGGGACCTGCCGGGTGGCCACGTCCGCCCCGGTGAGCAGCCGTCACGCGCACTGGAGCGAGAGCTCGAGGAGGAGCTTGGCGTCACCGTCACGGTCGCAGGTCAGCCGTTCGCCGACGTGCACGCGGTCGACTACCGCCTGAGCGTCTGGGTGATCGACCAGTGGGAGGGCGAGCCGGTCAACCGAGCCCCTCATGAGCACGATGCCGTGGCGTGGTTCGGCCGCGCCGACGTCGGAACCCTTCGCCTCGCCGACCGTCACGTGGCGGAGCTCGTGCGGTCTGCCCTCGCGGTCACAGGCGTGCCCTGA
- a CDS encoding nuclear transport factor 2 family protein, giving the protein MEEELRRLEESLWRAETRFDRRYMDAVLAPDFAEFGRSGRRWDRAEILAMTGDVLDARLVDLRVSLLADGVALVTYVSEVQTNGVAGDVQRANRSSVWVHGDGAWRLRFHQGTPVTARADRTSSAT; this is encoded by the coding sequence GTGGAGGAGGAGCTACGACGCCTCGAGGAGTCGCTATGGCGTGCGGAGACCCGCTTCGACCGGCGCTACATGGACGCGGTGCTCGCGCCCGACTTCGCGGAGTTCGGCAGGTCGGGTCGCCGCTGGGACCGGGCCGAGATCCTCGCCATGACGGGTGACGTCCTCGACGCCCGTCTCGTGGACCTGCGGGTGAGCCTGCTCGCGGACGGCGTAGCGCTCGTGACGTACGTCAGCGAGGTGCAGACGAACGGGGTGGCCGGCGACGTGCAGCGGGCGAACCGGTCGTCGGTGTGGGTACATGGCGACGGCGCCTGGCGGCTCCGCTTCCATCAGGGCACGCCTGTGACCGCGAGGGCAGACCGCACGAGCTCCGCCACGTGA
- the mmuM gene encoding homocysteine S-methyltransferase, translating to MSAVADALATRPLVLDGGLATHLETLGHDLSDDLWSARLLRDDPGAVVTAHADHLRAGAEVLVTASYQASVDGLVAHGAAPAEARRLIASSVTRAREAADLVGRGAPGEVWVAGSVGPYGAVLAGGQEYTGDYLDPSAPGRLDRAALRAFHAERMALLVEAGADVLACETVPGWLEVEAMLDAAEAAGADVWVSLTAVADPTEPSRLRTRRGEPVDAARVAEVAAHPRVVAVGVNCCEPGVATTAAALGATVVYPNSGEVWDGAARVWRGSPEPVEGLADGWLAAGARLVGGCCRVTPEQVAGIAAVAAGR from the coding sequence GTGAGCGCAGTCGCCGACGCCCTGGCGACCCGGCCCCTCGTGCTCGACGGCGGCCTCGCCACGCACCTGGAGACCCTCGGCCACGACCTGTCGGACGACCTGTGGTCCGCGCGGCTGCTGCGCGACGACCCGGGAGCGGTCGTGACCGCCCACGCCGACCACCTGCGCGCAGGGGCGGAGGTGCTCGTGACGGCGTCGTACCAGGCGAGCGTCGACGGGCTCGTCGCGCACGGGGCGGCGCCGGCCGAGGCGCGCCGACTCATCGCCTCGTCGGTGACCCGGGCGCGGGAGGCGGCGGACCTCGTCGGACGTGGCGCGCCCGGCGAGGTGTGGGTCGCGGGGTCCGTCGGGCCGTACGGCGCGGTGCTCGCCGGCGGGCAGGAGTACACCGGCGACTACCTCGACCCGTCCGCGCCCGGCCGCCTCGACCGGGCGGCGCTCCGGGCCTTCCACGCCGAACGGATGGCGCTGCTCGTCGAGGCGGGCGCCGACGTGCTCGCGTGCGAGACGGTGCCGGGCTGGCTCGAGGTCGAGGCGATGCTCGACGCGGCCGAGGCCGCCGGCGCCGACGTGTGGGTGAGTCTCACCGCGGTCGCCGACCCGACCGAGCCGTCCCGGCTGCGCACCCGCCGCGGCGAGCCCGTCGACGCCGCGCGCGTCGCCGAGGTCGCGGCCCACCCGCGCGTCGTGGCGGTCGGCGTCAACTGCTGCGAGCCGGGTGTCGCGACGACTGCCGCCGCGCTCGGCGCGACGGTCGTGTACCCGAACTCGGGCGAGGTGTGGGACGGCGCGGCCCGGGTCTGGCGCGGGTCCCCCGAGCCGGTCGAGGGGCTCGCCGACGGGTGGCTCGCCGCGGGCGCGCGGCTCGTGGGCGGCTGCTGCCGGGTGACGCCGGAGCAGGTGGCCGGCATCGCGGCGGTGGCCGCGGGGCGCTGA